The Venturia canescens isolate UGA chromosome 4, ASM1945775v1, whole genome shotgun sequence genomic interval GATATCTCACGATATACACAGCAATGTTTACAGTTATAAATTCACATTCAGGTAAGAGCCAGGGGATTTGTTACTTGAACTTACAAAATATTGGACTCATAACCATCTGTAacttataaaaatatattaattgCAGCGTTGAGATTGTACCAATTTCTAAAGACAGCATCGTCTGTCTaccaaaaaaattaactcATCAACTCGGCGGTTTGAATCCAATAGCTCTCGTCTACAAAACTACAAATTCACTCCACTTGATGGATGTTTCGACAGGCcaaagtataaaaaagcaaCAAATTTATCATCACAAATGATTCTCcagtttcttgaaaataaacaaattttttttttctcagttgcCGAAGTCAGTGGAACTCTTTATTGGCGACATCCATTTAACAGTATCTGCAATCCTAAACAACTCACAGAATACGTCGTAATGGACATAGAACCTATACAGAATAaggatcgaaaagtttttcctGGTCAAGGCGCGATTTCGACGAAAGTGGGCTATTTATTCTTTCTATAATTGACTCAAATTCATTGATCactgaaaattttaattataaacGTAAACGACTTCTTCAATggcaatatcgatttttttaaatcttagcACGTGATTGCTGACGTCTGGCTGGTGAAAGCCTCTGAGTTGGGAGTCTCGGATAATCAGATTCACGCCCGCACACATTTGGGTCACATTTTGAAGCCTGGAGATTCCGCTCTGGGGTGCGATGCAATTGTTGAATAATATATCATTCTGACTCCCTCAATTTatgcaatgaaaatttaaagatatttttcgaatttaggTACGCTCTCGGGGATAGTAACATCAATGATGCCAATTACGACAAATTGGATCAAGACTCAGTTCCTGATATTATTCTGGTGAAGAAATTCTATGGACACGATAAATCTGCACGTCGACGAGCAAGAATGTGGAAACTCAAACGTCTTGCGGAGGACGTCGTTAGCTTGAGCACCGAGAACAAGTACGtttcaagttcattttttgtgaataaaaTCTGTCCACATTTTCGTTTAAGTCACGTTCGCACACACGTTATTAATCAATAATATTGATTTGGTGATATAATATCGTTTAATATTGCTTATCAACGTTAATCGTTATCTGATACAATATTGAATAACTGAAAGATACGATGCTTTGTTTTTCCTTAAAGCGAGTACAACGAATTCCTCGATGAATTGGAGGAAGATCCAGAAATGCGACAGAACATAAATATCTTCAGAGATTCGAGTAAACAAATGCCGATCGATAGGAGCGAAGTGGATCCAAATATGCCGCAAATAACACTCGAGGAAATGCTCGAGGATCTCGTGATCGATGACACCGAAATGGCTGAAGTTTACGAGTGATTTTTGTTCCATAAATCCACACACAAATGACGCAACGCGTTTCTACCCTCCTTTCATTTTAtcaataaagataaaaaaatgtgaggaaAAATGCGAAATCGATCTCCTTTACGTCCATTGCTCCTTATcgacttgagaaaaaaatactttttgaatgaataatcaTCGAGACGATCGATATTTCGAGCTCGAGTAGAATTAAATCGATTGCACGTATCTCCAGCAATCAGATCACCCGCAGCCATTAGAAAAGGAATATGGACCGTCCTACTTTCATAATCGATACTATTTCGAATTTGATACAATTGAAACGTCATCAATGTtggtttttatcgatttggtATCTCATTCTTTCAAAGATTTGGACTATCCTgtcgtgaaaaaattcgagtgaGTGTCCGatacgaaatgataaaaaacaaCTCTCGTTTATCCGATTGACCAACGCCACATAAGCAGAATTTAATCAGCTCTCATTCCCCTTCGACATGTGGCTCATTCAtggaatactcgtttttctcaCGTTCTTCGCTGTACAATCTTCGAAAACTTCTCTTCCAGGtaaaaaatgtacatttttcgaaattttacatttttaaagATTCTTATATTTGAATGAAACGTTAACCGCTCGactggtgaaaaaaattgtttgaaaatttttgaaacatcatttttcaaaactctgatgaaataatttttcggtTGTAGAGTAAAAACCTCGTTCGGGAATGGAATAAGTAGCCTTGGGAAGCCCCAGAATCAAATTATTGTGAATTTCGCTAAATAATTTTCTCGTACCAGTTTTGATCGAACATTGAACAAAACTTGCTAATTAACCAGTTAATGATggacttttttttaacatacgttagctgaattttttttttctgttttatctTATTCAATATCTCAggaaatgtgaaatttttaattaatcgtGCTTCGTGACAGTGAATGCCTTCAGATTTTGATGTTTGATCGCGTAATCATataagaaaattcatttgtaaTGCcattgattttgaattttctatcAATAGATGACAATgaagatttgaatattttcactgACGCAATACTTAACTGGACGCGAACCGGATGTGAGAATGATTTATTGAGgcaatattttctcaaattgGCGTTTCCAAGCGAACTACAAAATTCGGACTGGCGTACATTCAGTAATTCGAACGCAAAAGCTGCGTGCACGATTTGCAAAGCTTTTGTTAAAGTAGTTATCTCTCAGCGGATAGAAGGGGCTGCTattgaagaaattcaaaataacaTCATAAAACTTTGCATATATTTGAATCTCCAGAAGGAACTCGTGTGTCGAGGGGTCATCGAAACCCAATTGGTCAGTGAAAGAAACGTTTAGGCTTTTGCAAAATCAATTAATTTATTCCGACCGAATTTTCtctcaaaatgaatttttctcaatttcaacCTCCGGTGCTCACAATGGGAATTTTTACCGTCCAGCCGATACTGCTCTTCATCGTGGATCAAGATCAACAAATCGATCCGGCTGATGTTTGTGGTTTAGGCTTGCAGAGTGAATACTGCTCGACGATTAGTGACAAATACAATTGGCAAAtagaaatcgatgaaaatccaCCCAACGATATTGTACCCCCGGACGTGGAGGGAGATTTCAAAGTTTTGCAATTAACCGATATTCATTATGATCCTGTTTACGAACCTTATGGGAATTCCCAATGCGGTGAACCGATGTGCTGTCGGAAAGGACAGAACGACACTAACACCGGTGATAGTGTTGCTGGATATTGGGGTGATTACAACGACTGTGATCTCCCTTGGCACGCTTTGATCGATGCACTTGTCCATATGAATAGTACGCATAAAGTAAGAATTTAgatgtttttactttcattcgtgttatttatgcaaattatatattttacgttgaaagcatttttttgctccttAAAATGACAGTAAAAAAAGTTACAGGTTCAGGCTGCTATAAATTAAATTGactttaaaattgaaaaataaataataaaattgtcagATTTCAGTCGAACTGTTTTGGGAAGATATTCACTGTGTAATAGGCAGTCAAAAAAATGCACGAaacaattgatttttgttgttgtacTCTTGATGAGAACCTCCCTTCAATCAATACTTTTACATCGATCTGACAATTACGTTTTTCCTTAAAATAATCGATTCACCGTTCTTACGTACaatgttttgaataattttcccCGTGAAAAATGAGTACTGCAACATCTTTTTCGTCGAACGACCAAACCGTGAGCATAATGAGTGACTTTTTGTTTTATAACAAATCAGGATTTGTCGTACATTTATTTCACCGGTGATTTGATTGACCACGGTGTTTGGGAAACAACGAAggaaggaaatattgaaagcATTAAGAAAAGTTAcaagaaaatgaaggaaacTTTTCCGGATATTGCGATTTATCCGATCATTGGAAATCACGAACCGCACCCACTCAATGTgtaatcatgaaaacttttattcTGTAAATCAAGCACTAGATTCTGCGGGAATTATTCTAAACTCTTTTATCTCAATTTATTTCAAAGATTTGCTCCGAACTATATTAAGGACGAAAACTTCAGTACTGAATGGTTGTACAAATTGAGCTCAGATCTTTGGATCGAGTACGGATGGTTGCCAGAGTCGACGAGACAAACTATTTTGCAAGGTGGATTTTATACCGTCTCACCTCGCAGAGGTCATCGAATAATTGCTCTCAATAATAATGTTTGCTACACCTTCAATTGGTatgcaatttttattatttttttttggcttGTGAGTTTTCAGTgtatcaatttgaaaaaaatcttaaagAAATCGTCCAGTTTTCGAAtgcaaaagtttttgaaaaaaaaaacctcatttTGGGCAATCATTTAAATTGGGAAAATGGtctgttgaatattttttttgttcattgttCGTATTTCTTacgtttcatcaattttctaaCTGCAATACTTATTTGAGCATCTAATAAATTACTGGGACAATTCAGGTGGTTATTACTCGATCCACAAGATCCAAGTGGCCAATTACGTTGGTTAGCAGATACGCTATTGGAAGCTGAAACGAATGGCGAATACGTGCATATATTGGCACACGTACCTTCGGGGAACAGAGCTTGCTATGCCTCGTGGAGTAGAGCGTATCGAAAAATCGTCGATCGATTCGCCCACATCATAAAGGCGCAATTCAACGGCCATACACACTTCGACGAATTTAACGTGTTTTACGATCTTGGGAATTCGAGTAAACCTGTTAACGTTGCGTGGAACGGTGGCAGTTTAACGACCTTTACTCGACTTAATCCAAACTACAAAGTTCATACGGTCGAATCTAAAACTTTTGTAAGTATCGTAGAGAAAAGTGTATTCTCGTGAATATTTTACTTGACAATGCATTATTCCATACCACCATGTACTTTTGCATAAGTAACGAGGTGATGCCATCATCCAAATTCCTCTAATTTCAAGTTTAATCCTTGTACGAATGTAGGAAATAATAGACATCGATACGTGGATCTTCAATTTGACAGCAGCGAACGAAACTCCAGAATCACGACCGGAATGGTATAAATCTTATTCTTTCAAAGAGGAATACAATCTCGAGGATCTCTCAGTCGAATCTCTTCACAAATGGATTGTTGATAAGTCGAAGAATATCTGGACATTGCAGCGGTATCGCGAGTAAgaacaaaggaaaaaaacattatccaACGATCTTTGATTTTTagaaattgatgatttttccttttaattttGCAGACATTTTTACAAACGTGCTGATTCGTCTACGAGTGAATATTGCGACGAAGAGTGCCTCCGCAATCTCTTGTGCACAATCGTAACAACGACACCGAACCTCGAGGGTCAATGTGATTTTCTTCTATCTTGAGCCGAAATCGAcgataacaataataacagttgttatcaaattttttattttttcatataatttttttcactaagaCCAATCCTGTATACTCAAACATCAACTAAAGTTAAAAGTTGCATTTACAGTGACCATATACACGTCTTTTCGACTCaccgttttcgaaaaaaaaacaaccacATGTTTTCCTCAAAGATTTCGAAAATCGAgccagtttatttttctcatgttcATTACGTCTTCACCAGGAGTTTTATCCAATTCGTTcatctgtaattttttttatcatttcatgCTAATAACTTTgataaaaacagaaataatcaTATTCTAGATCTTTTTAAAATGTATGAgttatgcatttttttatttacctgTTTACGCACGTAAGCGACTAGTTTTTCTATCACCTCTGGGTCGTTGCCTTCGCATTGATAAAATCTACGCCACAATGCTCCTGCAAGGACTTTATCATCGGACATAATCCCTTCGTCGTAGCCAACGATCGCAGcattaaattgtttcgaaagTAATATGTACTGATTCCTCAACGCAGTCGTATTGGGTTGCTggaataaaatgttatttaaGAGAGTATTGttgagagaaaagaaaggaacAGAAAGATTCTTACTCCCAATTTGTCCTTCCTGACGTTGACGTCATCCCACATTGCTTCGACTATGTAGTTTCTCAGCTCTTGACCAAGTTGTCCTTCCGCCATACACCTTGCCATCAGCATCCAAACATGCAATTCGGTGATAACGAACCAGGAATAAAATGTGTCCGGCATTTTAAGATCTAGTGATTCAcaaaaattcccttttttgaattactgCCAATATTATTTCTGAACTTTTATCCACTGAGAAATTGCACTGTTTGAtgtaaatttttcatgttcaatgaaaaatgatgagtTCTAGAGTCGATTGAGT includes:
- the Nmd3 gene encoding 60S ribosomal export protein NMD3 is translated as MELMENIEEPLQNTARVLCCRCGIVIEPNPANMCVACLRSEVDITEGIPKQATLHFCRGCERYLQPPAEWIHAALESRELLSLCLKKLKGLQRVKLIDAGFIWTEPHSKRLRVKLTVHAEVAGGTVLQQVFVVEYIVNNQMCDDCHRTEANDYWRASVQVRQKSINKKTFYYLEQLILKYKAHAQTLGIKPIHDGIDFFYANEAAARKMIDFLTAVLPCRYQHSKKLISHDIHSNVYSYKFTFSVEIVPISKDSIVCLPKKLTHQLGGLNPIALVYKTTNSLHLMDVSTGQIAEVSGTLYWRHPFNSICNPKQLTEYVVMDIEPIQNKDRKVFPGQGAISTKHVIADVWLVKASELGVSDNQIHARTHLGHILKPGDSALGYALGDSNINDANYDKLDQDSVPDIILVKKFYGHDKSARRRARMWKLKRLAEDVVSLSTENNEYNEFLDELEEDPEMRQNINIFRDSSKQMPIDRSEVDPNMPQITLEEMLEDLVIDDTEMAEVYE
- the LOC122408669 gene encoding sphingomyelin phosphodiesterase-like produces the protein MWLIHGILVFLTFFAVQSSKTSLPDDNEDLNIFTDAILNWTRTGCENDLLRQYFLKLAFPSELQNSDWRTFSNSNAKAACTICKAFVKVVISQRIEGAAIEEIQNNIIKLCIYLNLQKELVCRGVIETQLPILLFIVDQDQQIDPADVCGLGLQSEYCSTISDKYNWQIEIDENPPNDIVPPDVEGDFKVLQLTDIHYDPVYEPYGNSQCGEPMCCRKGQNDTNTGDSVAGYWGDYNDCDLPWHALIDALVHMNSTHKDLSYIYFTGDLIDHGVWETTKEGNIESIKKSYKKMKETFPDIAIYPIIGNHEPHPLNVFAPNYIKDENFSTEWLYKLSSDLWIEYGWLPESTRQTILQGGFYTVSPRRGHRIIALNNNVCYTFNWWLLLDPQDPSGQLRWLADTLLEAETNGEYVHILAHVPSGNRACYASWSRAYRKIVDRFAHIIKAQFNGHTHFDEFNVFYDLGNSSKPVNVAWNGGSLTTFTRLNPNYKVHTVESKTFEIIDIDTWIFNLTAANETPESRPEWYKSYSFKEEYNLEDLSVESLHKWIVDKSKNIWTLQRYREHFYKRADSSTSEYCDEECLRNLLCTIVTTTPNLEGQCDFLLS
- the Uqcc1 gene encoding ubiquinol-cytochrome-c reductase complex assembly factor 1 isoform X1, whose translation is MLRTRFTSTVKLLCMSGNEIIPYYGATRLSALDTPSFALPPQTRFFRLAVPTYNVVSHDVEPNFFIRLLRRIPLPSISKYRRRAIGALLYEDIVHKINYMVFFSDLKMPDTFYSWFVITELHVWMLMARCMAEGQLGQELRNYIVEAMWDDVNVRKDKLGQPNTTALRNQYILLSKQFNAAIVGYDEGIMSDDKVLAGALWRRFYQCEGNDPEVIEKLVAYVRKQMNELDKTPGEDVMNMRKINWLDFRNL
- the Uqcc1 gene encoding ubiquinol-cytochrome-c reductase complex assembly factor 1 isoform X2; the encoded protein is MSGNEIIPYYGATRLSALDTPSFALPPQTRFFRLAVPTYNVVSHDVEPNFFIRLLRRIPLPSISKYRRRAIGALLYEDIVHKINYMVFFSDLKMPDTFYSWFVITELHVWMLMARCMAEGQLGQELRNYIVEAMWDDVNVRKDKLGQPNTTALRNQYILLSKQFNAAIVGYDEGIMSDDKVLAGALWRRFYQCEGNDPEVIEKLVAYVRKQMNELDKTPGEDVMNMRKINWLDFRNL